Genomic DNA from Desulfonema ishimotonii:
ATGCCAGTAAGCTGACCTTTTTTTTCACGGCCGAGGGCCGGGTCGATTTTCGGGAACTGGTCAAGATGCTGGTCCGGGAATACCGCATCCGCATTGAGATGCGTCAGGTCGGCATCCGGAACCAGGCCAAGATGTGCGGCGGCCTGGGCCGCTGTGGCCGGGCGCTTTGCTGTTCGACGTTCATAGAGAAATTTGAACCGGTTTCCATCCGCATGGCCAAGGAACAGGGGCTTTCCTTAAACCCCACCAAGATTTCGGGCCAGTGCGGCAGGCTCATGTGCTGCCTGACCTTTGAGAATGAGACGTACCAGTTTTTCAAGCAGAAGATGCCGAAGATCGGAAAGATCGTGAGGACGCCGAACGGAGACGGCAAGGTGATCCGGCATAATGTCGTCGGCAAAAAGGTGACGGTGCGGCTGGAAGACGGCACGGAAGCGGAAATCGGGCTGAATAACATCAGAGAAAAGAAAAAAAAGGATAAAGGATAGCGCGATGTCTGGGCTTTTTTATATAACGACTCCCATCTATTATGTGAACGCACGGCCCCACCTGGGCCATGCCTATACCACCATTACGGCGGATGTGGCATGCCGCTTTCACGCCATGAAGTCCGAGGAAACCTATTTTCTGACCGGCACAGACGAGCACGGCGATAAGATCGAGCGGGCCGCCCGGAAAGAGGAGATGACCCCCAGGGCCTATGTGGACAAGATCAGCCGGCTGTTCAGCGATCTCTGGCCGGAACTCGGTATCAGCAACGACCAGTTCATCCGCACCACGGACCCCGCGCACCAGAAGGTGGTCCTGCAGGTGCTTCAGCGGCTCTACGATGCCGGGGACATTTATTTCAGCGAATATGAGGGAAAATACTGTTTCGGGTGTGAGCGGTTTTATGCAGACCGGGAGCTGGTGGACGGCAAATGCCCGGACCATGAGACCGAGCCGGAGGTGATCCGGGAATCCAACTACTTCTTCCGGATGAGCAAATATCAGGACTGGCTGATTGATCACATTGAAAAGAATCCCGACTTTATCCGGCCGGAGCGCTACCGGAACGAGGCCCTGGCCTTTCTGCGGGAGCCCCTGGAGGATCTCTGCATCTCCCGGCCCAAAAGTCGCCTTCAGTGGGGCATCCCCCTGCCCTTTGACGACAATTATGTGACCTATGTCTGGTTCGACGCGCTGCTCAATTACGTCTCGGCGCTGGGCTATCCCGACGGTGAGCGGTTCCGGAAATTCTGGCCCCATGTCCAGCATGTGACGGCCAAGGATATCCTCAAGCCCCACGGCATCTACTGGCCCATCATGCTCAAAGCCGCCGGGATACCGGTCTACAATCACCTCAACGTTCACGGATACTGGAATGTGGGGGAGAGCAAGATGTCCAAGAGCATCGGCAACGTGGTGGAGCCCCTGGCCCTGAAGGATGTGTACGGGCTGGACGCCTTCCGTTTTTTCCTGATGCGGGACATGGTCTTCGGCCTTGACTCCGATTTCAGCGAAGACGCCCTGATCCGGCGGATCAACTCGGATCTGGCCAACGACCTGGGCAACCTCTTCAGCCGGGTGCTGTCCATGTCCCACAAGTATTTCGGCGGGGTAGTCCCCGAAACCGACCCCGACACCGAGGCGGAGCTGGCGCGCCTGAAGACGGGGGATCTGAGGGCCAATGCGGCCACGGCCATTGACGAATTTGAAACGGCCATGGACGGGTTTGCCTTTCACAAGGGACTGGCGGCGGTCTGGGAACTCATCAGCCGGATGAACAAGTATATCGACGTGGCCGCCCCCTGGGAGCTGGCCAAAAACAAGGCCGGTAAAAAGGAGCTGGAGGCCGTGATGTATCAGCTCCTTGAGGGCCTCAGAATTGTCTCCGGCCTGATCGCTCCGGTCATGCCCGACACGGCCCGCAGTATGCAGAAACACCTGGGCCTGGACCCGGATCAGCCCTTTTTCCGCCTCAGCACATTGCGGCAGTGGGGCACGCTGCCGCCCGGCACGCAGCTGCTCAGAGCGCCCCGTCTCTTTCCCCGGATCGACGTTAAGAAGAAGAATGCCCCGGAAGAGGCCGCCGTCACCCCGGAGCCGGATGTTCCGGCGATCAGGCCGCAGATCACGATGGAGGATCTGGCAAAGGTCGATCTCCGGGTGGCGACCGTTGTCAGGGCAGAGGCGGTGCCCAAGGCCAGAAAGCTGCTGAAGCTGGAGGTGGATATGGGCGGAGAAACGCGGACCATCATATCGGGGATTTCAGGCAGCTATGCCCCTGAGGATCTGCCGGGCATGCAGGTGATTGTGGTTGCCAACCTGAAACCCGCAAAGCTGATGGGCATTTTGTCGAGCGGGATGCTCCTGGCGGCTGTGGACGGCAAGTCCGTGATCGTCGGGACAGTGGAGAAACCCGTCCGGCCCGGCACGCCGCTGACCTGATCCGGGGCAGGGCGGTGCGGCCGCACCGCCCGTATCTTCCATGATAAAGCGACGCAGACTCAGAAAGCGGCAGGCGCGCAACAGGCAGTTCGGGTGGCAGGTCTACCAGAACCGCCTGAGGGCGCGGGGTAATCCGCGCCGGCCGGGCCGGAAGATGTTATGGTATGCGGTGCTGGCCCTGATGCTGGGGAGCGGCATCCTGACCCTGACCGGCAACCGGGCGGGCAATGCCCTGTATATGCCGGAACCGGCGATTAAGGATTGCCGCATACCGGTCACATCCGAAAGCCCCCTGCCCGCTGACAGGACCGGTATCCGGGCGGTCCCGGAGGATGTTGGCGATACCGCCGGGGCCGCAGGAAATTTGCCCATTGACAAGGCCGATATCCGGGCGGTTCTGGGCAGCCGGAGCTTCCTCAATCTCACCCGGAACCGGTTTGACTTTGATTATGACGGCCACCGCTTTCAGATCGACGCCACCCTTGACCCGTTTCTCCAGAATTTTCTGATCGGACACCGCCAGACCCGGTATGCCCGCTACATCGGGATGGTCGTCATGGAGCCCCGTTCAGGTCGGATTCTGTCCATGGTGAGTTTTGACAGCGCCGATCCCCGGCGCAATGTCTGTACGGACAGCGTCTTTCCGGCGGCCAGTGTGTTCAAGCTGGTGACGGCGGCCGCATCGGTTGAGAAATGCGGATTCGGTGCGAATTCGACCCTGACGTACTGCGGACGGAAGCACACCCTGTACAAATTTCAGTTGAAAAAGAGGCCGGACCGCGGTCCGATAAACCGCATTTCCCTGCGGGATTCGTTTGCCCAGTCGGTCAACCCGGTGTTCGGCAAGCTCGGTATCCATTACCTGGGAAAGAAAAGGCTGGCGAAATCTGCTGATGCCTTCGGATTCAACGGGGATATTTCCCGCGAACTCCCGGTGGCCCCAAGCACGTTTTCCCTGTCTGACGACCCGTACCACTGGGCTGAGGTCGCCAGCGGGTTTAACCGGAGTACCGCCATATCGCCCCTCCACGGGGCCGTGATGGCGGCCGCCATTGTGGCCAATAAGGGGCGGCGGATTGAGCCGATGATCGTGGAGCAGATCACCGACGGGGCCGGGCGACTGCTTTACAGAGGGCAGCGGCAGGAGATGGGGCAGGCCATTACCCCCCGGGCCGCGAAGGTGGTCAGATCCCTTATGGAGGAGACCGTCAGGACCGGTACGGCCAGTAAGGTTTTCCGGAA
This window encodes:
- a CDS encoding PSP1 domain-containing protein, producing the protein MRKFVGVRFKPAGKVYDFDAGVFVLNCGDPVIVETEQGLGFGFVAVPPRPFDETASDRELKKVFRMAGEKDFEQREKNTALEKEARHFCLDCIKTLGLEMNLFAVESTFDASKLTFFFTAEGRVDFRELVKMLVREYRIRIEMRQVGIRNQAKMCGGLGRCGRALCCSTFIEKFEPVSIRMAKEQGLSLNPTKISGQCGRLMCCLTFENETYQFFKQKMPKIGKIVRTPNGDGKVIRHNVVGKKVTVRLEDGTEAEIGLNNIREKKKKDKG
- the metG gene encoding methionine--tRNA ligase, which gives rise to MSGLFYITTPIYYVNARPHLGHAYTTITADVACRFHAMKSEETYFLTGTDEHGDKIERAARKEEMTPRAYVDKISRLFSDLWPELGISNDQFIRTTDPAHQKVVLQVLQRLYDAGDIYFSEYEGKYCFGCERFYADRELVDGKCPDHETEPEVIRESNYFFRMSKYQDWLIDHIEKNPDFIRPERYRNEALAFLREPLEDLCISRPKSRLQWGIPLPFDDNYVTYVWFDALLNYVSALGYPDGERFRKFWPHVQHVTAKDILKPHGIYWPIMLKAAGIPVYNHLNVHGYWNVGESKMSKSIGNVVEPLALKDVYGLDAFRFFLMRDMVFGLDSDFSEDALIRRINSDLANDLGNLFSRVLSMSHKYFGGVVPETDPDTEAELARLKTGDLRANAATAIDEFETAMDGFAFHKGLAAVWELISRMNKYIDVAAPWELAKNKAGKKELEAVMYQLLEGLRIVSGLIAPVMPDTARSMQKHLGLDPDQPFFRLSTLRQWGTLPPGTQLLRAPRLFPRIDVKKKNAPEEAAVTPEPDVPAIRPQITMEDLAKVDLRVATVVRAEAVPKARKLLKLEVDMGGETRTIISGISGSYAPEDLPGMQVIVVANLKPAKLMGILSSGMLLAAVDGKSVIVGTVEKPVRPGTPLT
- a CDS encoding penicillin-binding transpeptidase domain-containing protein — translated: MIKRRRLRKRQARNRQFGWQVYQNRLRARGNPRRPGRKMLWYAVLALMLGSGILTLTGNRAGNALYMPEPAIKDCRIPVTSESPLPADRTGIRAVPEDVGDTAGAAGNLPIDKADIRAVLGSRSFLNLTRNRFDFDYDGHRFQIDATLDPFLQNFLIGHRQTRYARYIGMVVMEPRSGRILSMVSFDSADPRRNVCTDSVFPAASVFKLVTAAASVEKCGFGANSTLTYCGRKHTLYKFQLKKRPDRGPINRISLRDSFAQSVNPVFGKLGIHYLGKKRLAKSADAFGFNGDISRELPVAPSTFSLSDDPYHWAEVASGFNRSTAISPLHGAVMAAAIVANKGRRIEPMIVEQITDGAGRLLYRGQRQEMGQAITPRAAKVVRSLMEETVRTGTASKVFRKYRKDPVFARLNIGGKTGTINSRSSDYRRFDWFVGFAEEKGRTDRIVLSIVVAHEKYIGLRSTEYARMAIRAYFGHRFAERARETATNTSEPPESGGG